The genomic stretch GGAGCAGCTCCGCCGTCCGGAACGCCGCCCAGGCCCGCTCCCGAAGCTCGGCCCGCAGAAGCTCCGCCCCCGCGCGGTCCAGCGCCTCGGGTTCGATCCCCGGCGCGCGCCCCTCCAGAAGGCACAGCGACTCCCGCGGCGTGTAGACCCGGCGCAGGTCGAGCCTCACGGGCTCCCGCGCGGCCACATCGCCCTCGGCCAGGACGAAGATCCCCTCCGCCGTCTTGAGCCGAAGCTCGCCGGGCGGGCCCCCCGCGACGGGAACGCCTTCGTAGGACTTCCCGTCGGCGGTGCGCACCTTCAGCCCCGGAACGGTCAGGGGTTCTTCGGTCCCCTCCTGAGCGTGGACGTGCAGAACCGCCACGAGCAGCGAGACGAAAAGGCCCGCCAGCCGCTTAAGGCGCTTGGGCCAGGAACGCGCCCACCGCTTCCACCACGCGGCGGCGTTCCCGAACGCCGAGGGAAGGATAGATCGGAATCGACGCCCACGCCCGATGAAGTTCTTCCGCACCCGGAAACTCCCCCGCCGCGGACGCCCACAGGCGGTGCAGAGGCCGGTAGACCGGCCGCTTGCACTCGATCGCGCGCGCGGCCATGAACCGCACGAAGCGCTCGACGGGCCCCACGCGCAGAACGAACCGGTAAAACAGGTGATCCCGCGGCGGCCGCCCCAGTCCGAGCGCCCTACAGTAATACTCGGCGATCCGGCGGCGCCGCTTGACGAATTCGGGCACGCGCGCCAGCTGCGCCCGCCCGAGCGCCGCCGCCAGGGCGCTCATCCGGTAGTTGTACCGCAGGCGGTCGTCGTCGCGGTTGTCGTAGGACACGAGATCGCGCACCCGGGCGGCGACGCGCCGATCCCGCGCCACGACCATCCCGCCGTGGCCGGTGGCGATCATCTTGGTGGCATAAAAGGAAAAAACCGACACGTCGCCGCCGCGACCGACGCCGCCGCCCAGGGCCATCGCGCAGTCCTCCACGATGGGAAGGCCCAGCCGGCGGAGCTCCTCCAGCGGCGCCCGCCGCCCGAACATGTGCGGGACGACGAGCGCCCGCGCCCCCCGCCCCGCGCGGCGCCGCACGTCCGCCGGATCCAGGTTGCCCGTTTCGGGGGACACATCCGCCAGAACCGGCCGCGCGCCCACGTATCGGACCGCGTGGAGCACCGCAGCGCAGACGTAGCTCGGCAGCACGACCCGGTCGCCGGGCCTCAGCCCCAATCCCAGAAGCGCCAGATGGAGCGCCGCCGTGCCCGTGTGAACCGCCGTGGCGTAGCCGCCCCCCAGGAAGCGCTCCATCTCGCGCTCGAAAAGCTCCACCTCCGGCCCGCCGCCGATCTGGCCGCTCCGGAGGACCCGAAGCACCGCGCGCGCCTCGGCCCGCCCGAGCGTCGGCCGCGAATGGGGGATGGCGATCTTGCGCATGAAAGGTCTTATGATATAATCCGCCGGCCCCATTATGAAGGCGAGGACGCGGCCCGCGAAGGCTCTCCCGAATTCCTCCTTCGCGCCGCGGATCGTCGTCCCCCCTCCCGGCCCCAAGGCGCGGCGCATCCTCGAGCGCGACCGGCGCGTCATCACCCCGGCCTACACGCGCGCCTACCCCTTCGTCATGGACCGCGGGGAGGGCTCCTTCGCCTGGGATCCCGACGGGAACCGCTACCTCGACTTCACCGCCGGAGTCGCCGTCAACGCCCTGGGCCACGCCCACCCCGAGATTGTCCGCGCCGTCGAAGCCCAGGCGCGCCGCTTCCTCCACATGGCCGGCACGGATTTCTACTACGAGGTCATGGCGGCCTTCGCCGAAAAGCTCTGCGACTCCGTGCCCGGCGACTTTCCCAAACAGTGCTTCCTGGCCAATTCCGGAACCGAGGCGATCGAGGCCGCGCTGAAACTGGCCCGCTACGCCACCCGCCGCACGCGTCTGATCGCCTTCTACGGCTGCTTCCACGGCCGTTCGATGGGCTCGCTTTCCCTCACGGCCTCGAAAGCCGTCCAGCGGCGCCACTTCGGGCCGCTCCTTCCGGACGTGTCGCACGCCCCGTTCGGGGATCTCGAGTTCATCGAGAAGTACCTCTTCCGCAAGACCACGCCGCCCGAGGACGTGGCGGCGATCTTCGTGGAGCCCATCCAGGGCGAGGGCGGCTACCACGTCGCGCCCCCCGGATTTCTCGCGGGGCTGCGCAAGCTCTGCGACCGCCACGGGATCCTTCTCGTGGCCGACGAGATCCAGACCGGTCTCGGGCGGACCGGCCGCCTGTGGGCGGTCGAGCACGACGGCGTGATTCCGGACATCCTCTGCTGCGCCAAGCCCGTCGGCGGGGGCCTTCCCCTGGGCGCGATGGTCGCGCGCAAGGATCTTCAGACGTGGCCTCCGGGCGCCCACGCGAACACCTTCGGCGGAAATCCCCTGGCCTGCGCCGCGGGTCTGAAGACGATCGAGCTCCTCCGGTCCGGGCTTCTCGAAAACGTCCGCGCGATGGGAGACTATCTGGGCGCGCGCCTGTCGGAGCTGGCGGAAGAGTTCCCGCACGTGGCCTCCCCGCGGGGGCGGGGTCTCATGCGGGCGGTGGACATCGTCCACGGCCGCTCCGGAGCTCCCGACCCCGAGCGCCGCAACCGGGTCGTGCAGGCCGCCTTCCGCCGCGGCCTGCTCCTCCTCGGATGCGGCGAGACCGGCATCCGTTTTCTCCCCGCGCTCAACATCGAAAAGGGGCACGTGGACGCGGCCGTCGCCGTCCTCCGCGAGGCCCTGTCCGCCTCGTCATGAGCACGACCCGCGCCGCTTCCCTCGCCCCGCGACTCGAGTCGCGCCTCCGGTCCCGGCGCGCCGTCGTGGGGGTCATCGGACTGGGCTACGTGGGACTGCCCCTCGTGCGGCTCTTCGCCACGAAAGGCTTTCCCGTCCTCGGATTCGACATCGATCCCTCCAAGATCGAGAAGCTCCGCCGGGGCGAATCGTACATCCGTTCCGTCCCCGCGGAAACCCTCCGGCGGATCCGCCGCCGCTTCGAGGCCACGGCGGATTTCGCCCGGCTTGCGGAAGCCGACGCGATCATCATCTGCGTGCCCACGCCCCTCCAGGAGGACGGGCGGCCGGATCTTTCCTTCATCCGGTCCACG from Planctomycetota bacterium encodes the following:
- a CDS encoding DegT/DnrJ/EryC1/StrS aminotransferase family protein — its product is MRKIAIPHSRPTLGRAEARAVLRVLRSGQIGGGPEVELFEREMERFLGGGYATAVHTGTAALHLALLGLGLRPGDRVVLPSYVCAAVLHAVRYVGARPVLADVSPETGNLDPADVRRRAGRGARALVVPHMFGRRAPLEELRRLGLPIVEDCAMALGGGVGRGGDVSVFSFYATKMIATGHGGMVVARDRRVAARVRDLVSYDNRDDDRLRYNYRMSALAAALGRAQLARVPEFVKRRRRIAEYYCRALGLGRPPRDHLFYRFVLRVGPVERFVRFMAARAIECKRPVYRPLHRLWASAAGEFPGAEELHRAWASIPIYPSLGVRERRRVVEAVGAFLAQAP
- a CDS encoding acetyl ornithine aminotransferase family protein gives rise to the protein MKARTRPAKALPNSSFAPRIVVPPPGPKARRILERDRRVITPAYTRAYPFVMDRGEGSFAWDPDGNRYLDFTAGVAVNALGHAHPEIVRAVEAQARRFLHMAGTDFYYEVMAAFAEKLCDSVPGDFPKQCFLANSGTEAIEAALKLARYATRRTRLIAFYGCFHGRSMGSLSLTASKAVQRRHFGPLLPDVSHAPFGDLEFIEKYLFRKTTPPEDVAAIFVEPIQGEGGYHVAPPGFLAGLRKLCDRHGILLVADEIQTGLGRTGRLWAVEHDGVIPDILCCAKPVGGGLPLGAMVARKDLQTWPPGAHANTFGGNPLACAAGLKTIELLRSGLLENVRAMGDYLGARLSELAEEFPHVASPRGRGLMRAVDIVHGRSGAPDPERRNRVVQAAFRRGLLLLGCGETGIRFLPALNIEKGHVDAAVAVLREALSASS